Proteins from a single region of Undibacterium sp. KW1:
- a CDS encoding glycosyltransferase family 4 protein: protein MRIVIDLQACQSTGSRHRGIGRYSLALAKAMVRNAGDHEIWLMLSSLFPETILPLREAFSGMVPQERIVIWGAPGPVAELVPQNYWRSRAAEILREQGLAALRPDFVHVTSLFEGSGDDAVSSVAISGEHIPTAVTLYDLIP from the coding sequence ATGCGTATCGTTATTGATTTACAAGCTTGTCAATCCACTGGTAGCCGCCATCGTGGCATAGGCCGCTATTCACTGGCGCTGGCCAAGGCCATGGTACGCAATGCAGGTGACCACGAGATATGGCTGATGCTCAGCAGCCTGTTTCCTGAAACCATATTGCCGCTGCGTGAGGCTTTCTCAGGGATGGTGCCGCAAGAACGTATCGTCATCTGGGGCGCACCCGGCCCGGTGGCCGAACTGGTGCCGCAAAATTACTGGCGCAGCCGTGCTGCAGAAATACTCAGGGAACAGGGGCTGGCAGCCTTGCGTCCTGATTTTGTTCACGTCACCAGCCTGTTTGAAGGCTCGGGCGATGATGCGGTATCCAGTGTTGCGATATCCGGTGAGCACATACCGACAGCAGTGACATTGTATGATCTGATCCCCTGA
- a CDS encoding glycosyltransferase family 1 protein, with the protein MNVVLSIEAIHPPLAGIGRYAWELATRLPMQAEIESVRYLSDGFWRDLPRMDQPASAGTAGAVPAASAKASYKSRLRRQLGQLPMVARLYGKLLPLLAGRQLNGVQDGLFHGPNYFVPKTRLPSVVTVHDLSIYRYPQWHPKARIDRMRKAIPEAINRASLVLTDSLATRDEVMQEFSLGPEQVRAVLLGVDEVFHPYTPEETAPVLHEFGLQPDGYSFFVSTIEPRKNLTHLLAAYRALPDAMRQRWPLVLVGGEGWQSEAIHDDIEKGQREGWIKYLGFVDQQLLPVLYAGCRLFTYPSWYEGFGLPIAEAMASGVPVLTSNCSSMPEVAAGAAMLVDPADVNSIRDGLRQALEDEEWRSMAKARGLQRAAELTWDACVRNTVAAYQTVKAS; encoded by the coding sequence ATGAACGTCGTCCTGTCTATCGAGGCCATACATCCACCGCTGGCTGGTATAGGCAGATACGCATGGGAACTTGCCACACGCCTGCCCATGCAGGCAGAGATAGAGTCAGTGCGCTATTTGTCAGATGGTTTCTGGCGCGACTTGCCGCGTATGGATCAGCCTGCCAGCGCAGGCACAGCGGGAGCGGTACCTGCGGCATCAGCCAAAGCCAGTTACAAAAGCCGCCTGCGCCGTCAACTGGGGCAACTGCCCATGGTGGCGCGGTTGTATGGCAAATTACTGCCCCTGCTTGCTGGCCGCCAGTTGAATGGTGTGCAGGACGGTCTTTTCCATGGGCCGAATTATTTTGTACCCAAAACCCGTTTACCCAGCGTAGTGACAGTGCATGACCTGTCGATTTACCGTTATCCGCAGTGGCATCCCAAGGCCAGGATAGACCGCATGCGGAAAGCCATTCCAGAAGCGATAAACCGCGCCAGCCTGGTGTTAACCGACTCCCTGGCAACGCGCGATGAAGTGATGCAGGAATTCAGCCTGGGCCCTGAGCAGGTGCGTGCTGTCTTGCTGGGGGTCGATGAAGTGTTTCATCCCTATACCCCGGAAGAGACTGCACCAGTCTTGCATGAATTTGGTTTGCAGCCAGATGGCTATAGTTTCTTTGTCTCTACCATAGAACCGCGCAAGAACCTGACACATTTGCTGGCAGCCTATCGTGCCTTGCCAGACGCCATGCGCCAGCGCTGGCCGCTGGTGCTGGTCGGTGGTGAGGGCTGGCAGAGTGAAGCCATTCATGACGACATAGAAAAAGGCCAGCGTGAAGGCTGGATCAAATACCTGGGTTTCGTCGATCAGCAATTGCTGCCGGTTTTATATGCCGGTTGCCGCTTGTTCACCTATCCATCCTGGTATGAAGGTTTTGGTTTACCTATCGCTGAAGCGATGGCCAGTGGCGTACCTGTATTGACTTCGAATTGTTCTTCCATGCCGGAAGTCGCCGCTGGTGCCGCCATGCTGGTAGACCCGGCGGATGTGAATTCCATCCGTGATGGCTTGCGCCAGGCGCTGGAAGACGAAGAATGGCGCAGCATGGCCAAAGCACGTGGCTTGCAACGTGCTGCCGAGCTGACCTGGGATGCCTGCGTACGCAATACTGTCGCAGCCTATCAGACGGTCAAGGCCAGTTAA
- a CDS encoding GDP-mannose 4,6-dehydratase translates to MPRALITGIKGFTGRYLAQELKEAGYRVFGTTHGAEAPGQDNFAVDLSDKQRLAELVAEIQPDVVAHLAAISFVAHGDAAEIYRVNVLGTRNLLEALASLEKKPRAVLVASSANIYGNTRTEVIAETEPAQPANDYGVSKLAMEHVARLWMDKLPIIVTRPFNYTGVGQTENFLLPKIINHYRRKATDIELGNLDVARDFSDVRTVARAYARLLEQAPAGQTFNICSGTAYTLRSVLQMASELAGYEIKVHVNPAFVRANEVHKLMGNGQRLQACIGELPAITLRDTLAWMLQHEDAT, encoded by the coding sequence ATGCCACGCGCCCTGATCACAGGTATCAAGGGATTTACAGGTCGTTATCTGGCGCAAGAATTAAAAGAGGCTGGTTACCGGGTTTTTGGTACTACCCACGGAGCAGAAGCACCCGGGCAGGACAATTTTGCCGTCGATCTGAGTGACAAGCAGCGCTTGGCCGAGCTGGTGGCAGAAATACAGCCCGATGTGGTTGCCCATCTTGCCGCCATTTCTTTTGTTGCCCATGGCGACGCAGCAGAAATTTACCGCGTCAATGTGCTTGGTACACGCAACCTGCTGGAAGCGCTGGCCAGCCTGGAGAAAAAGCCGCGGGCCGTGCTGGTCGCCAGCAGTGCCAATATCTATGGCAATACCCGTACAGAAGTAATTGCCGAAACCGAACCAGCGCAGCCCGCCAATGATTATGGCGTCAGCAAACTGGCAATGGAGCATGTGGCACGTCTGTGGATGGACAAGCTGCCCATCATCGTGACACGCCCCTTCAATTACACCGGTGTAGGCCAGACAGAAAATTTCCTGCTGCCTAAAATCATCAACCATTACCGCCGCAAGGCTACCGATATAGAACTTGGCAACCTGGATGTTGCCAGGGATTTTTCTGACGTACGTACTGTCGCCAGGGCCTATGCCCGTTTGCTGGAGCAAGCACCTGCAGGCCAGACTTTCAATATCTGTTCCGGCACTGCATACACCTTGCGCTCGGTATTGCAAATGGCCAGTGAACTTGCTGGCTATGAAATCAAGGTGCATGTGAACCCTGCCTTTGTGCGTGCCAATGAAGTGCATAAACTCATGGGTAATGGGCAGCGTTTGCAAGCTTGCATAGGCGAGCTGCCTGCTATCACCTTGCGCGATACACTGGCCTGGATGCTGCAACACGAGGACGCAACATGA
- a CDS encoding glycosyltransferase family 4 protein encodes MKVLHFYRTYYPDTFGGVEQVIRQMAVGTARLGVENEVLTLTRDADRPLIEFEGHKVHRAHLNFEIASTGFSWSALSRFVELAKQADVIHYHFPWPFMDIAHFLGRIKKPSVVTYHSDIVRQKYLLKLYSPLKHQFLRDVNRIVATSPNYLATSPTLELYKDKTEVITYGLDNSIYPVPSAELLAKWRAIVGENFFLFVGMLRYYKGLHILLEAAAGTDIPIVIVGDGPEEIELKRQAESLQLKNVHFLGALPEPDKVALLTLCYALAFPSHLRSEAFGISLLEGAMYGKPMISSEIGTGTTYINVAGQTGMVVPPSDPAAFRQAMEYLLAHPQEAAQMGINARQRYLDLFTADKMASNYARLYQQVIDEHKRK; translated from the coding sequence ATGAAAGTCCTGCACTTCTACCGCACCTATTACCCCGACACTTTTGGTGGCGTTGAGCAAGTCATACGCCAGATGGCGGTGGGTACGGCACGTCTGGGTGTGGAAAATGAAGTGCTGACCTTGACACGCGATGCGGACCGCCCGCTGATAGAATTTGAAGGGCATAAGGTACACCGCGCCCATTTGAATTTCGAGATCGCTTCTACCGGTTTTTCCTGGTCGGCCTTATCGCGCTTTGTTGAACTGGCCAAGCAGGCGGATGTGATTCACTATCACTTCCCCTGGCCCTTCATGGATATCGCCCATTTCCTGGGGCGCATCAAGAAGCCCAGCGTCGTCACTTATCACTCGGATATCGTCAGGCAAAAATATTTGCTGAAGCTGTATTCGCCGCTCAAGCATCAGTTCTTGCGCGATGTAAACCGTATTGTGGCAACGTCACCCAATTACCTGGCGACCAGCCCGACGCTGGAACTGTATAAAGACAAGACCGAGGTGATCACCTATGGTCTGGATAACAGCATTTACCCAGTTCCTTCAGCAGAATTGCTGGCGAAATGGCGTGCCATCGTCGGGGAAAACTTTTTCCTGTTTGTCGGCATGCTGCGTTACTACAAGGGCCTGCATATCTTGCTGGAAGCGGCGGCGGGAACGGATATCCCCATCGTCATCGTTGGTGATGGCCCGGAAGAAATTGAACTCAAGCGCCAGGCAGAAAGCCTGCAACTGAAGAACGTGCATTTCCTTGGTGCCTTGCCAGAGCCTGACAAGGTCGCCTTGCTGACCCTGTGTTATGCACTGGCCTTTCCTTCGCATCTGCGCTCGGAGGCTTTTGGCATTTCATTGCTGGAAGGCGCGATGTATGGCAAGCCCATGATATCAAGTGAAATTGGCACAGGCACGACGTATATCAACGTCGCTGGCCAGACTGGCATGGTAGTACCACCGAGTGATCCGGCAGCTTTCAGGCAGGCCATGGAGTATCTGCTGGCACATCCGCAAGAGGCGGCGCAAATGGGTATCAATGCGCGCCAGCGTTACCTGGATTTATTCACCGCCGATAAAATGGCGAGCAATTATGCCCGCCTTTACCAGCAAGTTATAGACGAGCATAAGCGCAAGTAA
- the gmd gene encoding GDP-mannose 4,6-dehydratase, with the protein MSKKALITGITGQDGAYLAQLLLEKGYTVYGTYRRTSSVNFWRIEELGIATHPALHLVEYDLTDLSASIRLLQTTGVTEVYNLAAQSFVGVSFEQPLTTTEITGIGALNLLEAIRIVNTKIRFYQASTSEMFGKVQAVPQIESTPFYPRSPYGVAKLYAHWMTINYRESYGIFGCSGILFNHESPLRGREFVTRKITDSVAKIKLGKLDVLELGNMDAKRDWGFAKEYVEGMWRMLQADKPDTFVLATNRTETVRDFVTMAFKAADIQLQWSGEGEHETATCAKTGKLLVRVNPKFYRPAEVELLIGDPAKAKKVLGWEPKTTLEELCQMMVEADLRRNQNGASF; encoded by the coding sequence ATGAGTAAAAAAGCGTTAATCACTGGTATTACTGGTCAGGACGGAGCCTATCTGGCTCAGTTGCTGTTGGAAAAAGGCTATACCGTCTATGGCACTTATCGCCGTACCAGTTCAGTCAATTTTTGGCGCATAGAAGAGCTGGGTATTGCAACTCACCCTGCCTTGCATTTGGTTGAGTATGATCTTACCGATTTGTCGGCCAGCATACGTCTGTTGCAAACGACGGGTGTGACTGAAGTGTATAACCTGGCAGCGCAAAGTTTTGTGGGCGTGTCGTTTGAACAGCCACTGACCACGACAGAAATTACCGGCATCGGCGCGCTGAACTTGCTTGAAGCCATACGCATCGTCAATACCAAAATCCGTTTCTATCAGGCTTCAACTTCAGAAATGTTTGGCAAGGTGCAAGCCGTGCCACAAATCGAATCGACCCCCTTTTATCCGCGCAGCCCTTACGGTGTAGCCAAACTGTATGCGCACTGGATGACGATCAATTATCGTGAATCCTACGGCATCTTTGGCTGCAGCGGCATCTTGTTCAATCATGAATCCCCACTGCGTGGCCGCGAATTTGTGACGCGCAAGATTACTGATTCTGTCGCCAAGATCAAGCTGGGCAAACTCGATGTGCTGGAACTCGGCAATATGGATGCCAAGCGCGACTGGGGTTTTGCCAAGGAATATGTAGAAGGCATGTGGCGCATGCTGCAAGCCGACAAGCCCGACACTTTTGTGCTGGCGACCAACCGCACAGAAACTGTACGTGATTTTGTCACCATGGCTTTCAAGGCAGCAGACATACAGTTGCAATGGTCAGGCGAAGGCGAGCACGAAACCGCTACGTGCGCAAAAACCGGCAAATTGCTGGTACGCGTCAATCCCAAATTCTATCGTCCTGCTGAAGTTGAATTGCTCATCGGTGATCCTGCCAAGGCCAAAAAAGTGTTGGGCTGGGAACCCAAGACCACACTGGAAGAGCTGTGCCAGATGATGGTAGAAGCAGATTTGCGCCGTAACCAGAACGGCGCGTCGTTCTGA
- a CDS encoding exodeoxyribonuclease III: MTKIISANLNGIRSAAKKGFFEWMQKENPDVVCVQELKAQEADMTPDFLNPHQYHGHFHYAEKKGYSGVGVYSKKEPDAVVIGFGSPEFDAEGRYVRCDFGKLSVISLYCPSGSSSPERQEAKFRFMELFYPHLEQLIAEGREIIICGDWNIAHKEIDLKNWKSNQKNSGFLPEERAWMTRLFDEQGWLDVYRHLHPETTAEAYTWWSNRGQAWANNVGWRIDYHVATSGIGKKAHKASIYKEARFSDHAPLIIEYK, from the coding sequence ATGACTAAAATCATCTCTGCCAACCTGAATGGCATACGCTCCGCCGCCAAAAAAGGCTTTTTTGAGTGGATGCAAAAAGAAAACCCTGACGTCGTCTGCGTGCAGGAGCTGAAAGCCCAGGAAGCGGACATGACGCCAGACTTCCTGAATCCGCACCAATATCATGGGCATTTTCATTATGCCGAGAAAAAGGGCTATTCCGGTGTTGGCGTGTATAGCAAAAAGGAACCGGACGCCGTCGTCATCGGTTTTGGCAGTCCGGAGTTCGATGCTGAAGGCCGCTATGTGCGCTGTGATTTTGGCAAGCTGTCGGTGATATCCCTGTATTGCCCCTCCGGCTCATCCTCGCCTGAACGGCAGGAAGCCAAGTTCCGTTTCATGGAATTATTTTACCCTCACCTGGAGCAACTGATTGCCGAAGGCAGGGAAATCATCATCTGTGGTGACTGGAACATCGCCCACAAAGAGATCGATTTAAAAAACTGGAAGAGCAATCAAAAAAATTCCGGCTTCTTGCCTGAGGAACGTGCCTGGATGACGCGGCTGTTTGACGAGCAGGGCTGGCTCGACGTTTACCGTCACCTGCATCCAGAGACAACGGCTGAAGCCTATACCTGGTGGAGTAACCGCGGCCAGGCCTGGGCAAACAATGTGGGTTGGCGCATTGATTACCATGTCGCCACCAGTGGCATAGGTAAAAAGGCGCACAAGGCGTCAATTTACAAGGAAGCACGTTTCTCTGATCACGCACCGCTGATCATAGAATACAAATAA
- the pyrE gene encoding orotate phosphoribosyltransferase, with amino-acid sequence MSTLRQDFIQFSVEAGVIRFGEFVTKAGRTSPYFFNAGLFNDGANLGRIADFYARTLLDSGLEFDMLFGPAYKGITLASATAVALARMGRNVPFAYNRKEAKDHGEGGNIVGAKLAGKVVIIDDVISAGTSVRESVDLIRHAGATPSAVLIALDRMERSGKDDALSVHSAAQEVGKAYDMPVVSIASLNDLFDYLSVAGGDAQLSQYKEAVAAYRKRYGALAD; translated from the coding sequence TTGAGTACTTTGAGACAAGATTTTATACAGTTTTCAGTCGAGGCTGGAGTGATACGCTTTGGCGAATTTGTCACCAAAGCCGGGCGTACCTCCCCCTATTTTTTTAATGCAGGTTTATTCAATGATGGTGCCAATCTTGGCCGCATCGCTGATTTTTATGCCCGCACGCTGCTCGATTCCGGCCTGGAATTTGACATGCTGTTTGGCCCCGCCTACAAGGGTATTACCCTCGCTTCGGCTACTGCAGTGGCACTGGCACGCATGGGCAGGAATGTACCTTTTGCGTATAACCGCAAGGAAGCCAAGGACCATGGCGAAGGTGGCAACATCGTTGGCGCCAAACTGGCAGGCAAGGTCGTGATTATTGATGACGTTATTTCTGCCGGTACTTCAGTACGTGAATCGGTCGATTTGATCCGTCATGCTGGCGCTACCCCGAGTGCAGTGCTGATCGCGCTGGACCGCATGGAGCGTTCTGGCAAGGATGATGCCCTGTCTGTGCATTCGGCAGCGCAGGAAGTCGGCAAGGCGTATGACATGCCTGTGGTTTCGATCGCCAGCCTGAATGATTTATTTGATTATCTGTCAGTTGCTGGTGGTGACGCGCAGTTGTCGCAATATAAAGAGGCAGTCGCTGCTTACCGCAAACGCTATGGCGCTTTGGCTGATTGA
- a CDS encoding bifunctional UDP-sugar hydrolase/5'-nucleotidase, whose product MLTANQAATTDITIFSINDFHGNLQADQPVPYVATKSDPARPGEKISVPAGGYAYLTTKLKERRQAVGSSIFVGAGDLIGASPMGSALMKDEPVIEALNRLDLSVTAVGNHEFDNGTADLIRKIKGECPQTGCAYAEFKGARFSYLGANIHELGSNKPWLTPYVIRQVGDFKVGFIGAVTADVPNLVAGDAVKHLSFEDEATEINRYVPELQKQGVAAIVVLIHEGATYKGSENDPSYRCEGLQGPIIEISKKLDKAISLVVSGHSHQGYTCKIDGRLVVQGRSYGSFLTESTLTIDRKTNQVINAVAVNHLIDQQVLQADPAAKQLVDQVATQTASLRQRPIVNLSAPLSRNSEAGVFDSSLGNIIADSQLHHGQHAGGADVAFMNAGGIRSDLPSGKATGPVAVSYGDLYAVQPFGNNLVRMKLTGAQILTLLQQQWSGREVNDPKKLFVSHTLSYSYDPRAGINERVKDVRVKGKPLDLNQQYSVVVNSFMADGGDGFAVLKQAKDKELIGRDLEAFESYVREQGSKLNEVKRDRVKRLPG is encoded by the coding sequence ATGCTTACGGCGAACCAGGCAGCAACGACGGATATCACGATCTTCAGTATCAATGATTTCCATGGCAATTTACAGGCCGACCAGCCTGTGCCCTATGTCGCTACCAAATCTGACCCGGCACGCCCCGGTGAAAAAATCTCTGTACCTGCAGGTGGTTATGCCTATCTGACTACCAAGCTCAAAGAACGCCGCCAGGCCGTGGGCAGCAGTATCTTTGTTGGTGCTGGTGACTTGATTGGTGCCTCACCCATGGGTTCAGCACTGATGAAAGATGAGCCCGTCATCGAAGCACTGAACCGTCTTGATCTGTCGGTGACAGCTGTCGGTAATCATGAATTTGATAATGGCACTGCCGACCTGATACGCAAAATCAAGGGGGAATGTCCGCAAACAGGTTGCGCCTATGCAGAATTCAAAGGGGCGCGCTTTTCCTACCTCGGTGCTAATATCCATGAACTTGGTAGTAACAAGCCCTGGCTGACGCCGTATGTAATACGCCAGGTCGGTGACTTCAAGGTTGGCTTCATCGGTGCGGTCACCGCCGATGTACCCAATCTGGTGGCAGGCGATGCAGTGAAACATCTGAGTTTTGAAGATGAGGCAACGGAGATTAACCGTTATGTGCCAGAACTGCAAAAGCAGGGCGTCGCTGCCATCGTGGTGCTGATACATGAAGGCGCAACTTACAAGGGTTCAGAGAATGATCCCAGCTATCGCTGTGAAGGCTTGCAGGGCCCGATCATAGAGATCAGCAAAAAACTCGACAAGGCCATCAGCCTGGTGGTCTCTGGCCATTCACATCAGGGTTATACCTGCAAGATCGATGGCAGGCTGGTGGTACAGGGGCGCAGCTATGGCTCCTTCCTGACAGAATCAACCCTGACGATAGACCGCAAGACCAATCAGGTCATCAATGCGGTCGCTGTCAATCACCTGATTGACCAGCAAGTCTTGCAGGCTGACCCCGCCGCAAAGCAACTGGTCGATCAGGTGGCGACCCAAACTGCGAGTTTGCGCCAGCGTCCCATTGTCAATCTGAGTGCACCCTTGTCACGTAATAGTGAAGCAGGTGTGTTTGACAGTAGCCTGGGTAATATCATTGCTGACTCCCAGCTGCATCATGGGCAACATGCGGGTGGTGCTGATGTCGCCTTCATGAATGCCGGTGGCATACGCAGTGACCTGCCGTCTGGCAAGGCAACCGGTCCGGTGGCGGTATCGTATGGTGATTTATATGCGGTACAGCCATTTGGCAATAACCTGGTACGCATGAAGCTGACAGGCGCACAAATCCTGACGCTGCTACAGCAGCAATGGTCGGGCCGGGAAGTCAATGATCCAAAAAAACTGTTTGTATCGCACACCTTGAGTTACAGCTACGACCCTCGTGCCGGGATCAATGAACGCGTCAAAGATGTCAGGGTCAAGGGCAAACCGCTGGACCTGAATCAGCAATACAGCGTGGTGGTCAACAGCTTCATGGCCGATGGCGGTGATGGTTTTGCTGTGCTCAAGCAAGCCAAAGACAAAGAGTTGATAGGTCGTGACCTCGAAGCTTTTGAGTCTTATGTGCGGGAGCAGGGCAGCAAATTGAATGAGGTCAAGCGTGACCGCGTCAAGCGTTTACCTGGTTAA
- a CDS encoding glycosyltransferase yields MYDKQYLNDPAQRAWYYRKLASLKRADLLLAISDSSRQEGMDLLQLSPERVVSISSAVDEHFQLRSCSDEAMQALRARYGITRDMVMYTGGIDIRKNIDGLIQAYAGLPVAVRQQHQLAIVCSVQKADRERIAALITQLGLAEDEIILTGFVPDEDLPLLYQDCKLFVFPSWHEGFGLPALEAMCCGAPVIAANTSSLPEVLECPEALFDPRDIKAITAKILQVLEQPEFAARLREHGLQQSKKFSWDASANKALRAIEASHAHLQQIAAAKVHVCLPVIKPRLAYVSPLPQVASGIASYSADLLPELADYYDITLITQQSEVNAPWLTANFAIHDSEWFTANAASFDRVLYHFGNSPAHAYMYPLFASYPGTVVLHDYFLSDALANLEMSSLMPGLWAQHLYLSHGYAALLERRDAVDYKVVMAKYPCSSSILERAEGVIVHSAYARELARTWLTGWPACQWQQVPLLRRIPAASDRQLARKKLGLGEQDFVLCSFGMLGPTKLNHVLLDAWLESALSKDAHCHLVFVGKNDPGEYGAQLQKRIGNGERVRITGFTTAEEFALYLQAADGAVQLRTLSRGETSAAVLECMAYGLPVILNRNGAMAELPADAVLGMPDQFTQAELLQAIGKLHEDSKSSQLTGQAARQFVQAHHAPALIARSYAEAIEEFAQTETAARMHRSLSAIADIPAVSPQHPHLQAEVAIDDLRELARHLGNSTPRPGKRMVMLDVGAWSQSQQALPAAWKAALESMILARQDLRFEPVFYAGPDFRYARSWTYEQLSLSGPAPADDFVTVRAGDLYLDLSGCKDLQMQTMQLQQLGVTCHAIAAQMQANMVDLSASPALLAEFLAVLPLETD; encoded by the coding sequence ATGTACGACAAGCAGTACCTCAACGATCCGGCACAAAGGGCCTGGTATTACCGCAAGCTGGCCAGTCTCAAACGGGCTGATTTACTGCTGGCGATCTCTGATTCGTCGCGCCAGGAAGGCATGGATTTGTTGCAGTTGTCACCAGAGCGCGTGGTCAGCATTTCGTCTGCCGTAGATGAGCATTTCCAGTTGCGCAGTTGCAGTGATGAAGCCATGCAGGCCTTGCGCGCGCGCTATGGCATTACCCGCGATATGGTGATGTATACCGGCGGTATCGATATACGCAAGAATATCGATGGCCTCATCCAGGCCTATGCCGGTTTGCCTGTGGCAGTGCGCCAGCAACACCAGTTGGCGATCGTCTGCAGCGTACAAAAAGCAGACCGTGAGCGTATTGCAGCGCTGATCACACAACTAGGACTGGCAGAGGATGAAATCATATTGACCGGTTTTGTACCGGATGAAGATTTGCCGCTGCTATACCAGGATTGCAAATTATTTGTCTTCCCTTCCTGGCATGAAGGTTTTGGTTTGCCCGCGCTGGAAGCCATGTGCTGCGGTGCGCCTGTCATTGCAGCCAATACCAGCAGCCTGCCTGAAGTGCTGGAATGCCCCGAAGCCTTGTTTGACCCCAGAGACATCAAGGCCATTACGGCGAAAATCTTGCAGGTACTGGAGCAGCCAGAATTCGCTGCCCGCTTGCGCGAACATGGTTTGCAGCAATCGAAGAAATTCTCGTGGGATGCCTCGGCTAACAAGGCCTTGCGCGCGATTGAAGCCAGCCATGCGCATCTTCAGCAAATAGCGGCAGCCAAAGTCCATGTTTGCCTGCCAGTGATCAAACCCAGGCTGGCTTATGTCTCGCCTTTACCGCAGGTGGCGTCAGGTATTGCGAGTTACAGCGCAGACCTGCTGCCTGAGCTCGCCGATTATTACGACATCACCCTGATTACCCAACAAAGTGAAGTCAATGCACCTTGGCTGACAGCCAACTTTGCCATACACGACAGCGAGTGGTTCACAGCCAATGCGGCCAGCTTTGACCGTGTGCTCTATCATTTTGGTAATTCTCCTGCGCATGCCTATATGTACCCATTGTTTGCCAGCTATCCTGGCACCGTGGTCTTGCATGATTACTTTTTGAGTGACGCTCTCGCCAATCTGGAGATGAGTTCACTCATGCCTGGCTTATGGGCACAACATCTGTATCTATCCCACGGCTATGCGGCCTTGCTGGAAAGACGCGACGCGGTGGATTACAAGGTGGTAATGGCTAAATACCCTTGTAGCAGTAGCATACTGGAGCGTGCTGAGGGCGTGATTGTCCATTCTGCCTATGCCCGGGAACTGGCGCGTACCTGGCTGACAGGCTGGCCTGCCTGCCAATGGCAGCAAGTGCCTTTGCTGCGCCGCATTCCAGCCGCATCTGACAGGCAGCTCGCCCGCAAAAAACTCGGACTGGGCGAACAGGATTTTGTCTTGTGCAGCTTTGGCATGTTGGGGCCGACCAAACTCAATCATGTCTTGCTGGATGCCTGGCTGGAATCCGCTCTCAGCAAGGACGCACATTGTCATCTGGTTTTTGTAGGCAAAAATGATCCGGGTGAATATGGCGCGCAACTGCAAAAGCGCATCGGCAATGGCGAGCGAGTGCGTATCACCGGCTTTACCACCGCAGAAGAATTTGCCTTATATCTGCAGGCCGCCGACGGTGCCGTGCAGTTGCGCACGCTGTCAAGGGGCGAAACTTCCGCCGCTGTCCTTGAGTGCATGGCCTATGGCCTGCCCGTGATCCTGAACCGCAACGGTGCCATGGCAGAGTTGCCAGCAGATGCCGTGCTGGGCATGCCTGACCAGTTTACGCAGGCAGAACTCTTGCAGGCCATCGGCAAATTGCATGAGGACAGCAAGAGTAGCCAACTGACAGGCCAGGCCGCCAGGCAGTTTGTGCAGGCACATCATGCACCTGCATTGATTGCACGCAGTTATGCGGAAGCGATAGAAGAATTTGCGCAGACCGAAACGGCTGCCCGCATGCACCGCAGTCTGTCGGCCATTGCCGACATCCCGGCAGTGTCGCCTCAACATCCGCATTTGCAGGCAGAGGTCGCCATTGATGATTTGCGCGAGCTGGCGCGTCATCTCGGCAATAGCACACCGCGTCCCGGTAAACGCATGGTCATGCTGGATGTTGGCGCATGGAGCCAGTCGCAACAGGCGCTGCCTGCAGCCTGGAAAGCTGCTCTGGAAAGCATGATACTCGCCCGTCAGGACTTGCGCTTTGAGCCTGTCTTTTATGCAGGCCCGGACTTTCGCTATGCCAGAAGCTGGACTTATGAGCAACTCTCCCTGTCCGGACCAGCACCCGCTGATGATTTCGTCACAGTGCGTGCCGGAGACTTGTATCTGGATTTATCCGGATGTAAAGATTTGCAAATGCAGACCATGCAATTACAGCAACTTGGCGTCACTTGTCACGCTATTGCTGCTCAAATGCAGGCAAATATGGTGGATTTGTCAGCGTCTCCAGCCCTGCTGGCAGAATTTTTAGCGGTTTTGCCACTTGAAACAGACTAA